The following is a genomic window from Candidatus Methylacidiphilales bacterium.
GCGGAACATTGACACAATTTGATCACTTGGCCGTGCCGGCATCGGCCCTTCAAAAGGAAGCTGCCATCCAATTGATTCAGTTTTTATTGCAAGCGGAACAGCAAAGCGGGTTGATCAAGGAAAGCGGTTATTTCCCGGTCAAAAGCCTGGAAGGGCACGAGTGTGATTTCACGCCTGCGAATCCCGCAAATTCGCAACAAAAGCTTGCCGAGGAAGAATGGTTTAAAGGGTGGGTTAAGGGATGGTTCAATACCACGGAATTTCTGGTGGACAAGCCGCCGCTGCCTGTTGCCGACAAACCTGTGCCAGCCGCTGCGCCGCCGGAACAAGCGGCGCCAGCAAAGTAGGATCTGCTGGCGGGTTCAGTTATAATACGGCTCCCGCCAAATGCCGCATCGTTTTAAAAAGCTGCGCGGGAGTAAATGGCTTTTGAATCAGGCCATCCACCTCGGGTAATTCACTGGTGTTGAGGGCAAAGCCGCTTGCCACCACGATCCGCGCCTTGGGCAGCAGCAGGCGCAATTGTTTCACGAGGGCGGGCCCTTCGGGTCCCGGCATGGTCCAGTCTGTGATGACCCAATCGATCTCATGTTTGTGTTTTTCCGCCAATTGCAGCAGTTCATTTCCATCCTGGGCGGTGAAAAATTTGCAGTCCCTTTCCTTCAGATAAGCGCCCAGAACATCGAGGCAAAGAGGTTCGTCATCGGCAATCAACAGGCTGCTGTTGACAAGAGTTTCCACCGCCGCCGTGCCCTCATATTTTTCCACTGTGACGCACTGGAAAGCGTGGACCGGAAGATAAAAGTTCAAGCGGGCCCCATGCGGATAAGTGTTTGCAGCTTCGATGAATCCATGGTGTTGCTCCAGGATTCCGCGTGAAGTGGACAAGCCCAGGCCGGTGCCGGCCCCGGGGGGTTTGGTCGTGAAGAAGGGATCAAAAATATGCTCCAGATCGGCTTCCGGGATGCCGTTTCCGTCGTCCAGGATTTCACAGAACACATACTGCTGGAAAACGGTTCCGCTTTCCCGCTGGCAGACGCCGGTTCTAACCTCAATTCGCCCGCCGAGCGAAACGGCATCGCAGGCGTTCAACAAAAGGTTCAGGATGACCTGCTGGATCTGGGATGGATCCAGTAATACGCCAGGCAGACCCTCGCCAAGTTTCAAATCGAGGTGGATGTTTTTCTTTGCGACTGGCTGGATGAGGGCAGCAGTCTTTTTTACCAGTTCATTGAGCTTTCCATATTCGAACTCGGGGGTGCCTTGCCGGGTGGCGCTCAAAAGCTGTTCCACGATGCGGCTTCCCCGCTGGCTGGCCTCCATGATTTTGCCCGCCAGTTCATGCCCTTCCGCGAGGCTGCCGGTATTTTTCAACATCCGACTCAGGTTCCCGGTAATAATGTGCAGAAGGTTGTTGAATTCGTGCGCCACGCCTCCTGCCATCCGGCCAAGGGCCTGCATTTTGCTGCCTTCGCGCAGCAGTTGTTCCTGTTCTCGCCGCGCATAGGCCGCCCCAAACAGGTCCGCCGCCAGCTTCAGCGAATCCAATACGGCAGGTTCCCAGGAACGGTTTGCCTTTTGATCTTTCAATGCCAAAAAGCCGATGAGCCGGTTTTCATGGCGGATTGGAATCAACGCCAGGGATTTCAGACCGTGTTGCCGCATAAAGGCCAGGACATCTCCCGTGGCCTTGATTTCGTTCTGGCAGACGATGTTGCCGGCGAAAAGCTGCTGTTTCCATTCCGCCAATGACGGGTTTTCCAGGTCTGACAGGACGAATGGCGTGGAATCAGCCGGGCAGGCGCCAAGCAGGAGCGGTTCGCTCCGGCGGCGGTCAGTGAAAACGGAAGAGGCTTTGATGGAGGCATAAAAGGCATCGATCTTCAGAATCAAACCGATTCGAAATATCATTTGGTCGAGGGGTTTTTCCAAATCCTGTCTTTTGAGGATCTCATCCGCGCTCGAGCTGATTTCCGCAAGAATGGCATCTCGCTGGTGTAAAAGCGCCATGGTTGCCAGTTTTTCCTCGACCGCCTGGATGCGCTGCATGCTGCGCCAGCGGACGAACATGCCCAGAATCGTGGCAACCAGCACGGCCACTCCCGCCACGGTTCCGCTGTTGTTATCCACCTCGAAAAATTGCGCCTGCATGGTATGCGCGTCGAATGCCGTGATCACCACCGGAATTTCATCCGGTGATGAAGCTTTCCAGCCCGGCACGGTTTTGAATGAGTATTCGGGGGCGTTGACTTCCTTGCCGGGAAAGATTGACTTGTCCTCTTTTAGAAAGCCCCATTCGCTGAATTGCGGCGCCTTGCTGGTTTGAGCGGCGTGCATGTTCCGTTCAAAGAGATTTTCCAACGCGGGATTTTTTAATAGTTCGTTCAGATGCAGGCGGGACCGGGTCTCGTGGAGAATCTGCAATTTTCCGTATTTGAATTGCGCCACCCAGATGGCCAGGATTTCAGAATTCTCGGACTGGAGAGTCTGCAAGTGCCGCAAAGCGGAGTCCTCGATTTCCATTTGTATCTCACCGGGGCTGTGGAGATCCGGCGAAAGGGCGGCTGATGCCATGTTGGTGAGCGAGAAGGTCCGGGTAACCATGTTTTGTTTCAGCAAGGTTTTCGTCGTGCCGCTCAGCAGGAAAATCATGAACAGCACGCAACTGGTGAAGACGGACCAGAATAGCAGCGCATCTATGTACCAGACCGGCCTGAAAATTTGAAAAAGCCCTTTTTTCTGGATTTGATCGTTCATGAATTTGCAACGCCACCTGTTTGCTTCGAACGTTTTTCGCTCCGCAACGCTTCCCAGCGTTCCAACCGTTCCGCAATTGTCTTTTCATAGCCGCGGCCCGTTGGTTTGTAAAAGCTTTTGACTTCCGCCATCATTTTGTCAGGAGAAACACCTTCTGTAAAATCGTGGGCGTATTGGTAGCCTTCGCCGTGGCCGAGCTTTTTGGCGCCGGCATAATGAGAATCGCGCAATGCCACGGGTACTTCCAGGGTCCGGCCTTCGGAGATCGCCCGGGCGGCCTCCTCGCCTGCCGCGTAGGCCGCGTTGCTCTTGGGCGCCGTGGCAAGGTAAACGGTTGTTTCCGCCAGCGGAATACGGGCTTCCGGAAGTCCGATGAACTCCACGGCCTGCTGGCAGGCCACGGCCAGTACCAGCGCCTGGGGATCGGCCAGGCCGATGTCTTCCGCAGCCGATATGACCAGGCGCCGCGCAATGAAGCGGACTTCCTCCCCGGCATGCAGCATCTTGGCCAGAAGATACAGGGCGGCATCGGGTTCGCTGCCGCGTACGCACTTGATGAACGCGGAGATGGTGTCGTAATGGGAATCCCCGTCGCGGTCATAGACCACGGCCTTGCGTTGGATGGATTCTTCCGCCACTTCCAGCGTAAAATGAATCGCGCCCCCTTGCTGCGGGCTGGACAGGACGCCCACCTCCAACGCATTCAGCGCCTTGCGCACGTCGCCGTCGCAGATTTTGGCCAGATGGGCCAGCGCCTCGTCGTCCGCCTGTACCCGGGATGACGCTAACCCTTTGTCAGGATCGGAGAGGGCGCGGCGCAGCACGGGCACAATCTCGCTCTCGCTCAATGGGCGGAACTCAAACACCTGCATGCGCGAAATCAGCGCGGCGTTGACGGAGAAAAACGGATTCTGCGTGGTGGAGCCAATCAGTCGGATTGTGCCCATTTCCACATGGGGCAGGAGCGCGTCCTGTTGCGATTTGTTGAAGCGGTGGATTTCATCCACCAGCACCAGGGTGCGCTTTCCGTTGTGACGCCATGTGAATTCGGCCTCCTCCACTGTTTTCCGCAGTTCGGCCACGCTGGATTCAACCGCATTCAATGCTGTGAACCGTTCGCCGCAGGTGTTGGCGATCAAATGAGCTAGGGAAGTCTTTCCGGTCCCGGGCGGGCCGTAAAACAACAGCGCTGAAAAGCGTCCACTGGTGATCAGCCGGTGAAGCAATTTTCCGGGTGCCAGTATGTGTTGCTGGCCCGCGAATTCCTCCAGCGTGAGAGGACGCATTCGGGCCGCCAGATTCAGGCGGGTATTCGGCCTGGTTGCCACCTGACTCTCGAACAGTTCGGACATGCTTCCAATCTATCCTGCCGCGGAGTGATTCACTATCCTATTTTTTGAATGCGTGGACAACTTTGTTCCCGCCTGTCAGAATCGGAAGGTGCAGACAGTCGAACGACCCGATGTCCGATTGATCCGGGAACATCCCGATTGGGTGATTGTGGGCAAGCCGCCGAACTTGCTGATTCATCCCACCCGCCCGGACGGCCAATACACGCTGTTGGAATGGCTCAAGAACCGGTATCCGGGCGAGCCCGTGGCGATCATCAACCGTTTGGATCGCGAAACCAGCGGGCTTGTGCTT
Proteins encoded in this region:
- a CDS encoding replication-associated recombination protein A, with product MSELFESQVATRPNTRLNLAARMRPLTLEEFAGQQHILAPGKLLHRLITSGRFSALLFYGPPGTGKTSLAHLIANTCGERFTALNAVESSVAELRKTVEEAEFTWRHNGKRTLVLVDEIHRFNKSQQDALLPHVEMGTIRLIGSTTQNPFFSVNAALISRMQVFEFRPLSESEIVPVLRRALSDPDKGLASSRVQADDEALAHLAKICDGDVRKALNALEVGVLSSPQQGGAIHFTLEVAEESIQRKAVVYDRDGDSHYDTISAFIKCVRGSEPDAALYLLAKMLHAGEEVRFIARRLVISAAEDIGLADPQALVLAVACQQAVEFIGLPEARIPLAETTVYLATAPKSNAAYAAGEEAARAISEGRTLEVPVALRDSHYAGAKKLGHGEGYQYAHDFTEGVSPDKMMAEVKSFYKPTGRGYEKTIAERLERWEALRSEKRSKQTGGVANS
- a CDS encoding ATP-binding protein produces the protein MNDQIQKKGLFQIFRPVWYIDALLFWSVFTSCVLFMIFLLSGTTKTLLKQNMVTRTFSLTNMASAALSPDLHSPGEIQMEIEDSALRHLQTLQSENSEILAIWVAQFKYGKLQILHETRSRLHLNELLKNPALENLFERNMHAAQTSKAPQFSEWGFLKEDKSIFPGKEVNAPEYSFKTVPGWKASSPDEIPVVITAFDAHTMQAQFFEVDNNSGTVAGVAVLVATILGMFVRWRSMQRIQAVEEKLATMALLHQRDAILAEISSSADEILKRQDLEKPLDQMIFRIGLILKIDAFYASIKASSVFTDRRRSEPLLLGACPADSTPFVLSDLENPSLAEWKQQLFAGNIVCQNEIKATGDVLAFMRQHGLKSLALIPIRHENRLIGFLALKDQKANRSWEPAVLDSLKLAADLFGAAYARREQEQLLREGSKMQALGRMAGGVAHEFNNLLHIITGNLSRMLKNTGSLAEGHELAGKIMEASQRGSRIVEQLLSATRQGTPEFEYGKLNELVKKTAALIQPVAKKNIHLDLKLGEGLPGVLLDPSQIQQVILNLLLNACDAVSLGGRIEVRTGVCQRESGTVFQQYVFCEILDDGNGIPEADLEHIFDPFFTTKPPGAGTGLGLSTSRGILEQHHGFIEAANTYPHGARLNFYLPVHAFQCVTVEKYEGTAAVETLVNSSLLIADDEPLCLDVLGAYLKERDCKFFTAQDGNELLQLAEKHKHEIDWVITDWTMPGPEGPALVKQLRLLLPKARIVVASGFALNTSELPEVDGLIQKPFTPAQLFKTMRHLAGAVL